In a genomic window of Spirosoma agri:
- a CDS encoding gluconate 2-dehydrogenase subunit 3 family protein encodes MNRREAVTQVAWILGGVFSAPTLQAMSRWEQLASTETGSSKPGSFLTETQHAIMGRVAELIIPRTNASGVDSPGVDSPGALDVGVPDFMEVMLRDCYGKPAQDLFLTGVGELERKGFLTLSPDQQTAMLTQIEADAQKNSNPSFWLISKELTLLGYFTSEMGIKASFDYQPIPGRFEAIKIKPGQKDFMYGNQA; translated from the coding sequence ATGAACAGACGGGAAGCAGTAACGCAGGTCGCCTGGATACTGGGAGGAGTTTTTTCAGCCCCGACGCTACAGGCCATGAGCCGATGGGAGCAGCTTGCCAGTACCGAAACGGGTAGCAGCAAACCGGGTTCGTTTCTGACGGAAACGCAACATGCCATTATGGGTCGCGTTGCCGAACTCATCATCCCCCGCACCAATGCATCTGGCGTAGATTCGCCCGGCGTGGACTCGCCGGGTGCCCTTGACGTCGGTGTGCCCGATTTTATGGAGGTGATGCTTCGCGACTGCTATGGAAAACCGGCGCAGGATCTATTCTTGACAGGCGTTGGCGAACTGGAACGGAAGGGATTTCTGACGCTCTCGCCCGATCAGCAGACCGCCATGTTGACACAAATCGAGGCCGACGCGCAGAAGAATAGTAACCCATCGTTCTGGCTCATCAGCAAAGAACTGACCCTGCTTGGCTATTTCACCTCCGAAATGGGTATCAAGGCATCGTTCGATTACCAGCCAATTCCGGGGCGATTTGAAGCGATCAAGATCAAACCGGGTCAAAAAGATTTCATGTACGGTAACCAGGCTTAA
- a CDS encoding NAD-dependent epimerase/dehydratase family protein has protein sequence MHAIIEKTTFSTLVLGATGSIGYAVTATLLARQWPVTVLVRDVAKAEALFPNQPTLTIVAGDAQDANLLNRLAITHDFIFHGINYPYDKWFGNMDTVTQKVIEAAAQRQATIVFPGNVYNFGNTNEPIREESQPNPCTRKGQLRVEIEAMLERAARAGQCRVVNVRLPDFWGPNVLNEGIAPIFRNALTGKVLPWLVNVDVPHQAVFTGDAAEVIARLMVREWSSDAKSAVPYQVWNYGGATVPSMRSWFEQISGIVEKPLNVRIYSKFLIRVLGLFMPVMREVNEMLYLYENTVRLDDRKVLALFPDFRPTPMKQALTETLTWFSDHQRKQS, from the coding sequence ATGCATGCAATCATTGAGAAAACAACTTTTTCTACCCTCGTTCTAGGCGCAACCGGCAGTATCGGCTATGCTGTGACAGCTACTTTACTCGCCCGCCAATGGCCGGTTACGGTTCTTGTTCGTGATGTAGCCAAAGCCGAGGCTCTATTCCCGAATCAACCCACGCTGACCATCGTTGCGGGCGATGCGCAGGATGCGAACCTGCTCAACCGCCTTGCCATCACTCACGACTTCATTTTCCACGGTATCAATTACCCGTATGATAAATGGTTTGGTAACATGGACACGGTTACGCAGAAAGTAATCGAGGCAGCCGCTCAACGTCAGGCAACTATTGTTTTTCCGGGTAATGTGTACAATTTCGGGAACACAAACGAGCCAATCCGCGAAGAGAGCCAACCGAATCCCTGCACCCGAAAAGGACAGTTGCGGGTCGAGATCGAAGCGATGCTGGAACGAGCGGCCCGCGCGGGTCAGTGCCGTGTTGTGAATGTTCGACTACCGGATTTCTGGGGACCGAACGTGTTGAACGAAGGAATAGCGCCTATTTTCAGGAATGCCCTGACAGGAAAGGTACTCCCCTGGCTTGTGAACGTCGATGTGCCGCATCAGGCGGTTTTCACGGGAGATGCTGCCGAAGTTATCGCCCGGCTCATGGTTCGGGAATGGTCATCGGACGCGAAATCGGCAGTGCCGTATCAGGTCTGGAATTATGGGGGAGCAACGGTTCCCTCCATGCGGTCATGGTTCGAACAAATCAGTGGAATCGTGGAAAAGCCGCTTAACGTTCGGATATACAGCAAGTTTCTGATTCGCGTGCTAGGGCTGTTCATGCCCGTGATGCGGGAAGTGAACGAGATGCTGTATCTCTACGAAAACACGGTCCGGCTCGATGACCGAAAGGTATTGGCCCTGTTCCCTGATTTTCGGCCTACGCCGATGAAGCAGGCCCTGACCGAAACCCTGACCTGGTTTTCGGATCATCAACGTAAACAGTCGTAA
- a CDS encoding AraC family transcriptional regulator produces MEPIPTSKNTLSIASVNLILFAARQYGADTTALAQAVGIRIDSLQNPDGRVRISQVQALWREVVTATGEPNIALKLGELINPAAIGVLAYVMMHSPTLGKAFEKLCQYQDIVCEGIVTRGELVHSEQHGATFVLSLHIICPDIIYPEHTLNSELSIYLSAIRALTGQPVSASAIAFAYPRPLNISEHERLFAPARLTFDAAVTTMVLDAALLDTPVLNASPTLSAMFEQHATGLLNQLKTPTLSSRVKAEIILLMKGEEPTLATVADRLAMGVRTLQLHLKEEGTTYQQLLDEIRKDLAIQHLREQNLSTTDIAYLLGFAEPSVFFRSFKKWTGVTPGAFRLAQAA; encoded by the coding sequence ATGGAACCTATACCAACCAGTAAGAACACGCTTTCCATTGCCTCGGTCAATCTGATTTTGTTTGCGGCCCGGCAATACGGAGCCGACACGACAGCGCTGGCGCAGGCGGTGGGCATTCGTATTGATTCGTTGCAGAATCCGGACGGGCGCGTGCGAATCAGTCAGGTACAGGCCCTCTGGCGGGAGGTCGTAACCGCTACGGGTGAACCGAACATTGCACTGAAGCTGGGCGAACTGATCAATCCGGCCGCCATCGGCGTGCTGGCGTATGTGATGATGCACAGCCCAACGCTGGGCAAAGCGTTTGAGAAACTATGCCAGTATCAGGATATTGTCTGCGAAGGCATCGTTACGCGGGGGGAGTTAGTGCACAGCGAACAGCATGGCGCTACGTTCGTCTTGTCGTTGCACATCATCTGCCCGGACATCATTTACCCGGAACACACGCTGAATTCTGAATTATCGATCTATCTGTCCGCGATTCGGGCATTGACGGGCCAGCCTGTATCGGCTTCTGCAATTGCGTTTGCTTACCCTCGCCCATTGAACATAAGCGAACATGAGCGGTTATTTGCCCCCGCCCGCCTGACGTTCGATGCCGCCGTAACGACCATGGTCCTCGATGCCGCCCTACTCGATACGCCTGTTCTGAACGCAAGCCCTACCCTATCCGCGATGTTTGAACAACACGCAACCGGCTTGCTTAATCAACTGAAAACACCTACACTTAGTAGTCGCGTAAAAGCCGAAATCATTCTACTGATGAAGGGCGAAGAACCAACGCTGGCAACCGTAGCCGACCGGCTGGCAATGGGCGTTCGGACCCTGCAATTACACCTTAAGGAAGAAGGTACTACCTACCAGCAGCTGTTGGACGAGATTCGGAAAGACCTGGCCATTCAGCACCTGCGGGAGCAGAATCTGAGCACAACGGACATTGCGTATCTGCTGGGATTTGCCGAACCAAGTGTTTTCTTCCGGTCATTCAAAAAATGGACAGGTGTAACACCAGGAGCTTTCCGATTAGCACAAGCTGCTTAA
- a CDS encoding helical backbone metal receptor, with product MPPQRIISLVPSQTELLVDLGLDQALVGITKFCIYPADTHRGKAIVGGTKTLDFDKIHALQPDLIIANKEENTRAEVEALQRHYPVHVTDVVTVADALAMIQDVGTLVGKGAQAAELARHIGSLLVAPSDFAPRSVAYFIWRKPYMVAANDTFIHAMLEIAGFQNVFGDRTRYPEITPDDLNAAQPDLIFLSSEPFPFSEKHIGEFQAICPSVPVMVVDGELFSWYGSRLLRSSAYFQNLRNEISRQLS from the coding sequence ATGCCTCCTCAACGTATCATTTCGCTGGTACCCTCGCAGACTGAATTATTGGTCGATCTCGGCCTTGACCAGGCGCTTGTCGGGATCACAAAGTTCTGCATTTATCCCGCTGACACACACCGAGGCAAAGCCATTGTCGGTGGCACGAAAACGCTCGATTTCGACAAGATTCACGCGCTCCAGCCCGATCTGATCATCGCCAACAAAGAAGAAAATACCCGCGCCGAAGTTGAGGCATTACAGCGCCACTATCCGGTTCACGTAACCGATGTAGTGACGGTAGCCGATGCACTGGCTATGATTCAGGACGTTGGAACGCTGGTCGGGAAAGGAGCGCAGGCGGCTGAACTGGCCCGGCACATTGGGTCGCTACTCGTTGCCCCATCGGATTTCGCCCCCCGTTCGGTCGCTTACTTCATCTGGCGAAAACCCTACATGGTTGCCGCAAACGACACGTTCATTCATGCCATGCTTGAAATTGCCGGGTTTCAAAACGTGTTTGGCGACAGAACCCGCTATCCGGAAATAACACCGGACGACTTAAACGCAGCCCAGCCCGATCTGATCTTTTTATCGTCGGAGCCGTTCCCATTTTCCGAAAAACACATCGGCGAGTTTCAAGCTATCTGTCCATCTGTACCAGTCATGGTCGTTGATGGCGAACTATTTTCGTGGTACGGCAGTCGGTTATTGCGGTCATCCGCGTATTTTCAGAACTTGCGTAACGAAATTTCCCGGCAACTATCATGA
- a CDS encoding GLPGLI family protein, whose product MKAQLLTLLAIGLMVSLQTTAQPAAPPTAGKITYEGMRRIDPSQMRMVVNGQEVRPGSAGAPDAPEGMPDVLSFTQKLVFAGTMAKEERDRPQNMMRRSRDGDGAGSSGNAGGPPRAMRMGAPFEQQTYLDLANKTRIDVMTVKRDSTSQTTYRSEKPMPTASDWQTSEKTKKIAGYTCHKATATRRKETYTVWYTTDLPFTYSPVADLTPPTGVVLQIESDSESFKATAVSSEAVAATAVQPPTDAKVITADEMEQIRRKTMADFRQKMMSSMPGMGRN is encoded by the coding sequence ATGAAAGCGCAGCTACTCACCCTACTGGCCATCGGATTGATGGTTTCCCTACAGACAACCGCTCAGCCGGCAGCCCCACCAACAGCGGGTAAGATCACTTACGAAGGTATGCGTCGGATTGATCCGTCGCAGATGCGAATGGTTGTCAACGGTCAGGAAGTCCGGCCCGGAAGCGCTGGCGCTCCCGATGCACCCGAAGGTATGCCTGACGTACTATCATTCACCCAGAAACTGGTCTTTGCCGGAACAATGGCAAAAGAAGAACGGGACCGTCCCCAGAACATGATGCGCCGGAGTAGAGACGGCGATGGGGCGGGTAGTTCGGGTAATGCCGGTGGACCGCCCAGAGCCATGCGCATGGGTGCTCCGTTCGAGCAGCAGACCTACCTGGATCTGGCCAACAAGACGCGGATTGATGTCATGACGGTGAAGCGTGATTCGACCAGCCAGACGACCTACCGCTCCGAAAAGCCGATGCCAACCGCAAGTGACTGGCAAACGAGCGAGAAAACAAAGAAAATAGCCGGTTACACCTGCCACAAAGCGACCGCTACGCGCCGGAAAGAAACGTATACCGTCTGGTACACGACCGACTTACCCTTTACCTATTCGCCCGTTGCCGATCTGACACCCCCGACGGGTGTTGTTCTTCAGATTGAATCGGACAGTGAATCGTTCAAAGCGACCGCTGTTTCTTCGGAAGCGGTAGCCGCCACTGCCGTGCAGCCGCCAACGGATGCAAAAGTCATCACGGCTGACGAAATGGAGCAGATTCGTCGGAAAACAATGGCCGATTTTCGCCAGAAAATGATGTCGTCTATGCCGGGCATGGGCCGGAATTGA
- a CDS encoding outer membrane beta-barrel family protein, translating to MNPFVKVRPLLILPVMLLLLSLMTSIRTQAQSGTITGTVVDSVSRKPLLEASVSLLLARDSSMVTFGITDGDGRFVFKNIVEGQYRVLATYVGYRGAAKRISVTKTDPTADVGTLELLAQSQTLTEVSVQGERAPMAVKGDTLEFNAGSFKTQPNAQVEDLLKKLPGIQVDRDGAITAQGQTVKKVLVDGKPFFGDDPKMATRNLPADIIDKVQVLDQLSEQSAFSGVDDGDRSKTINITTKKDKRKGTFGQQSIGVGPKPGDDPRYVAKATLNRFNNGQQMSILGMANNINQQGFSAQDLGLGNNFGGAGQGSGGNPGGGNLVRSGGGGGNSGNGNGQVGNNAITKSWAGGLNYRNSLGKKIDLAGSYNIANTNTLTNQTSRRENIIPGSSGTAGTATRTDSTFVRNQVNGSENSNTNNRVNLRLDYRLDSLTTIRVIPNISWLSSSYMNQSQSQTFNGQGATTNTSNTNYNSAGSGVNGNNSLLLFRKFRKIGRTFSINWNVAVNDQDNLGTNKSVTQSTTPLSTSVGSPGSQTAVGGLYTQTINQQNSQQTNSLTNSINVSYTEPLSMRQTLEFHYNLSNNHNESNRAVTDFNETTGQYDRPNNQLSNNFINTYMTNRGGLTWQTKRLKYTYALGVDGQQASLRSDNLSRETSLNRTFTNLLPNALFTYNFAKNTTLRFNYRTRINAPSVNQLQPVANNTNPLNVQLGNADLQPEYSHNVSFNFNRFDPATFRNMFVSVNASRTDNKIVNATTFDPSGAQTTRPVNTNGYYTVTGFLVLGRALKFQDQRVNLNLNTNLTYNQGTSLVNGRDNRAQNWLVGQGLSLNTNLDDKLDLNLAGTVSLQSAKYSLQPQQNTTYLNQTGTLDLYYQLPLRFTFTTNVTFNHYGGTSGSYNQSFTLLNMALARQLFKQKQGELRLQVFDLLNQNRSIVRNVTDTYVEEVQSRVLNRYFTLSFVYNLRNFGAGFTPPSNNRFMRPGGGRNGQQGGGFRRNG from the coding sequence ATGAACCCATTCGTTAAGGTCCGGCCTTTACTGATCCTGCCTGTGATGCTGCTCCTGCTAAGCCTGATGACCAGTATTCGGACACAGGCACAATCGGGCACAATTACTGGGACCGTTGTCGATTCGGTATCGCGCAAGCCGTTGCTGGAAGCCTCTGTTTCATTATTGCTGGCCCGTGATTCATCAATGGTTACGTTTGGCATTACGGACGGAGATGGGCGGTTTGTCTTTAAAAATATTGTTGAAGGGCAATACCGCGTACTGGCAACGTATGTCGGTTACCGGGGTGCTGCCAAACGGATTTCTGTTACTAAAACAGATCCCACTGCTGATGTCGGCACGCTTGAACTACTGGCTCAGTCTCAAACACTAACGGAAGTATCGGTGCAGGGCGAGCGGGCACCGATGGCGGTGAAAGGCGATACGCTCGAATTCAATGCCGGGTCATTTAAAACGCAGCCGAACGCACAGGTCGAAGATTTGCTTAAGAAATTGCCGGGTATTCAGGTAGACCGCGATGGGGCCATTACGGCGCAGGGGCAGACGGTCAAAAAAGTCCTTGTCGATGGAAAGCCGTTCTTTGGGGACGACCCGAAAATGGCGACCCGGAACCTGCCCGCCGACATTATCGATAAAGTACAGGTGCTGGATCAACTCTCAGAGCAGTCTGCGTTTTCGGGTGTCGATGATGGCGATCGGTCCAAAACGATCAATATTACAACGAAGAAAGACAAGCGCAAAGGTACGTTCGGGCAACAGTCGATCGGGGTCGGTCCAAAACCCGGCGACGATCCGCGCTATGTAGCCAAAGCGACCCTGAACCGATTCAACAACGGGCAGCAGATGTCGATTCTGGGCATGGCCAATAACATTAACCAACAGGGGTTTTCGGCGCAGGATTTGGGACTCGGTAACAACTTCGGCGGTGCCGGTCAGGGGTCGGGTGGTAATCCGGGGGGCGGTAACCTCGTTCGTAGTGGTGGTGGGGGCGGCAACAGCGGCAACGGAAATGGACAGGTGGGAAATAACGCCATCACAAAGTCGTGGGCGGGCGGTCTAAACTATCGAAATAGCCTGGGCAAAAAGATCGATCTGGCGGGCAGTTACAACATCGCCAACACGAACACCCTGACAAATCAGACCAGCCGGCGGGAAAATATTATCCCCGGTTCGTCCGGCACAGCTGGCACGGCTACCCGCACGGATTCGACATTCGTCCGGAATCAGGTCAACGGATCGGAGAACAGCAACACCAACAACCGCGTTAACCTCCGTCTCGACTACCGGCTGGATTCGCTTACCACCATTCGCGTCATTCCCAATATCTCCTGGCTTTCGTCGAGCTACATGAATCAAAGCCAGTCGCAGACGTTTAATGGACAAGGCGCCACAACGAATACCAGCAACACAAATTACAATTCGGCGGGGAGCGGTGTCAACGGAAACAACTCGCTGCTGTTGTTTCGTAAGTTTCGCAAGATTGGCCGGACGTTCTCGATAAACTGGAACGTAGCCGTCAACGATCAGGATAATCTGGGTACGAACAAGTCGGTCACGCAATCGACTACTCCGCTGTCTACCTCCGTAGGATCGCCGGGCAGCCAGACGGCGGTGGGCGGTTTATATACGCAGACGATCAATCAGCAGAACAGCCAGCAAACGAACTCCCTGACCAACAGCATCAACGTGTCGTATACGGAACCGTTGTCGATGCGGCAAACGCTCGAGTTCCACTACAACCTGTCCAACAACCACAACGAGTCGAACCGGGCGGTTACCGATTTTAACGAAACAACCGGCCAATACGATCGACCCAATAATCAGCTGAGCAATAACTTTATCAACACGTACATGACCAACCGGGGCGGACTGACGTGGCAGACCAAGCGGCTAAAATATACCTATGCCTTGGGGGTCGACGGGCAGCAGGCCAGTTTACGTTCGGACAATCTTAGTCGGGAAACCAGCCTAAACAGAACCTTCACGAACCTGCTTCCCAACGCGCTGTTTACCTACAATTTCGCCAAGAATACGACACTGCGGTTCAATTACCGAACCCGTATAAACGCGCCATCGGTCAATCAGTTGCAGCCCGTAGCCAATAATACGAATCCGCTCAACGTCCAGTTGGGTAATGCCGATCTGCAACCCGAGTATAGCCATAACGTATCGTTCAATTTCAACCGGTTTGATCCGGCTACGTTCCGCAATATGTTCGTGTCGGTCAATGCCAGCCGGACGGATAATAAAATCGTAAACGCAACGACATTCGATCCATCGGGCGCACAAACGACCCGGCCTGTCAACACCAATGGGTATTACACCGTAACCGGCTTTCTGGTCCTTGGTCGGGCGCTGAAGTTCCAGGACCAGCGGGTCAATCTGAATTTAAACACCAACCTGACTTACAACCAGGGAACTAGCTTAGTAAATGGACGAGATAACCGTGCGCAGAACTGGCTTGTTGGGCAAGGACTGAGCCTAAATACGAACCTTGACGATAAGCTCGACCTGAATCTGGCGGGAACAGTTAGTTTGCAGTCCGCAAAATACTCGTTGCAGCCTCAGCAAAACACTACCTATCTGAATCAGACGGGCACGCTGGATCTGTATTATCAGCTGCCACTGCGCTTCACGTTCACGACCAACGTAACGTTCAATCATTACGGGGGTACGTCGGGGAGCTACAACCAGTCGTTCACGTTGTTGAACATGGCCCTGGCGCGTCAGTTGTTCAAACAGAAGCAGGGGGAGTTGCGGCTTCAGGTTTTCGACCTGCTCAACCAGAACCGAAGCATTGTCCGGAACGTGACCGATACGTACGTCGAAGAAGTGCAGAGCCGGGTACTGAACCGGTATTTTACGCTGAGCTTTGTGTATAATCTGCGCAATTTTGGCGCTGGCTTTACGCCCCCGTCCAATAACCGCTTTATGCGTCCGGGTGGTGGACGTAATGGCCAGCAGGGCGGAGGCTTCCGGCGTAATGGATAA
- a CDS encoding C40 family peptidase, producing the protein MMKKVLLTAIAAVSFGIVQAQTVPTVTQDFVATVNDNKPAVTQEVPTVTTTQKSFYEQIPLVGDLIGFAKEHLAIRYRSGGTSTRGFDCSGFTRFCFNQFGISLPHSSAAQGNVGQAVDKSEAQPGDLILFKGHSSSASRIGHVGLITEVVGDRIKFIHSAWNGGVRYDYLHASYYQNRFVGVRRVVNLLTSN; encoded by the coding sequence ATGATGAAAAAAGTGCTCCTGACAGCAATCGCTGCTGTCTCGTTTGGCATCGTTCAGGCCCAAACCGTACCGACCGTAACTCAAGATTTCGTAGCCACCGTAAATGATAATAAACCCGCTGTAACTCAAGAAGTACCCACCGTAACTACCACTCAAAAATCATTTTACGAACAGATTCCGCTCGTCGGCGATCTGATCGGATTTGCGAAAGAACACCTCGCTATTCGTTATCGCTCAGGGGGCACCAGCACACGCGGCTTCGACTGTTCGGGTTTTACCCGGTTCTGTTTTAATCAGTTTGGTATTTCACTTCCTCATTCAAGTGCCGCCCAGGGAAATGTAGGACAGGCCGTTGACAAATCTGAAGCTCAACCTGGTGACCTGATCCTCTTCAAAGGGCACAGTTCAAGCGCCAGCCGTATCGGGCACGTTGGCCTGATCACCGAAGTCGTTGGTGATCGCATCAAATTCATTCACTCGGCCTGGAACGGGGGCGTTCGTTACGATTACCTCCACGCTTCCTATTACCAAAATCGATTTGTGGGCGTTCGGCGGGTAGTCAATCTCCTCACATCGAACTAA
- the argB gene encoding acetylglutamate kinase, with product MNTLTVVKIGGNVIDDSAALHRFLTAFSSLSGAKILVHGGGKIATQIADKLGLQTTMVEGRRITDKPMLDVVTMVYGGLVNKQIVAQLQTLDINAIGLTGADGGTVLAIKRPVKDIDYGLVGDIDEVNSGQIQFFLHQDLTPVFAPITYTEAGELLNTNADTMASAIAVDMVKHNEVTLVYCFEKKGVLADPTDDNSVIGELTPTVYAEHKAAGTVNKGMIPKLDNAFKALGNGVAKVIICHADELALAAQQGAGTTLRLEK from the coding sequence ATGAACACGCTTACAGTTGTTAAAATAGGAGGCAACGTCATTGACGATTCAGCCGCCCTGCATCGCTTTCTCACGGCCTTTTCCTCTTTATCCGGCGCAAAAATACTTGTTCACGGTGGCGGGAAAATTGCGACACAGATCGCGGATAAATTAGGCCTCCAAACAACGATGGTTGAGGGGCGTCGCATCACGGATAAGCCCATGCTCGATGTGGTGACGATGGTTTATGGCGGTCTGGTCAACAAACAGATTGTGGCTCAGCTACAAACACTCGATATCAACGCCATTGGGCTGACAGGTGCAGATGGCGGTACGGTGCTGGCCATAAAGCGGCCGGTCAAGGATATTGATTACGGGCTGGTGGGTGACATTGACGAAGTAAATTCGGGACAGATCCAATTTTTTCTGCACCAGGATTTGACACCCGTGTTTGCGCCGATCACATACACGGAAGCGGGAGAACTGCTGAATACCAATGCCGACACGATGGCCTCAGCGATTGCCGTGGATATGGTCAAGCACAATGAAGTTACGCTGGTCTACTGTTTCGAGAAAAAAGGCGTGCTGGCTGACCCAACCGATGACAACAGCGTTATCGGCGAACTAACGCCTACCGTCTACGCCGAGCATAAAGCCGCCGGAACCGTCAATAAGGGGATGATTCCCAAGCTCGACAATGCTTTCAAAGCGTTAGGTAATGGTGTGGCGAAGGTGATCATCTGCCACGCCGATGAGCTGGCTTTAGCGGCACAGCAGGGAGCAGGCACTACACTGCGACTGGAGAAGTAG
- a CDS encoding N-acetylornithine carbamoyltransferase has product MTNFLSLADVTDLDALIQSGRDAKANPFADQQLGKNKTIGLIFFNSSLRTRLSTQKAAQNLGMNVMVMNVGQDSWGLEMEEGVLMNGDKAEHVREAAAVIGRYCDIIGIRAFAELTDRDKDYREQVMHQFAKYAKVPIVNLESATRHPLQSLADCITIEEAKANSSLIPARPKVVLTWLPHFKPLPQAVANSFCEWMNARAQSGDVDFVVTHPQGYELAPEFVGNARVIYNQSEAFEGADFIYGKNWSSYTQYGQVLTQDPSWAVTMDDIRLTNNGKFMHCLPVRRNLKVSDEVLDSPHSLVVEQAANREWSAQAVLKEILKSL; this is encoded by the coding sequence ATGACTAATTTCCTATCCCTCGCCGACGTCACTGACCTCGACGCACTGATACAATCCGGCCGCGATGCCAAGGCCAACCCATTCGCTGATCAGCAGCTGGGTAAGAACAAAACCATTGGCCTTATCTTCTTTAATTCCAGTTTGCGGACCCGGTTAAGTACCCAGAAAGCGGCTCAAAACCTCGGCATGAACGTTATGGTCATGAACGTTGGACAGGACAGCTGGGGATTGGAGATGGAAGAAGGCGTGCTGATGAATGGTGATAAAGCCGAGCACGTCCGCGAAGCAGCCGCCGTGATCGGGCGCTACTGCGACATTATTGGCATCCGGGCTTTTGCGGAATTAACAGACCGCGACAAAGATTACCGTGAGCAGGTGATGCACCAGTTCGCGAAATATGCCAAGGTGCCCATCGTCAATCTGGAATCGGCGACGCGCCACCCGCTCCAATCACTTGCCGACTGCATTACCATCGAAGAAGCCAAAGCGAACTCAAGTCTGATTCCGGCCCGTCCAAAAGTTGTGCTGACCTGGCTCCCCCATTTTAAACCGTTACCACAGGCGGTAGCGAACTCGTTCTGCGAATGGATGAATGCCCGCGCCCAGTCGGGTGATGTAGACTTTGTGGTGACGCATCCGCAAGGGTACGAACTGGCCCCCGAGTTTGTCGGTAACGCCCGCGTCATCTATAATCAGAGCGAAGCGTTTGAGGGAGCCGATTTTATTTACGGCAAAAACTGGTCGTCGTATACGCAGTACGGACAGGTACTTACGCAGGACCCGTCCTGGGCAGTAACAATGGATGATATTCGACTGACAAATAATGGCAAGTTTATGCACTGCCTGCCCGTCCGGCGTAACCTGAAAGTGTCTGACGAAGTACTGGACAGTCCGCATTCGCTCGTCGTCGAGCAGGCGGCTAATCGGGAATGGTCAGCGCAGGCGGTACTGAAAGAAATCTTAAAAAGCTTGTAA
- a CDS encoding aspartate aminotransferase family protein — MAELFDVYPLYDIEPVRAQGSYLWDATGTRYLDLYGGHAVISVGHTHPRYVNALTDQLHKISFYSNSVRIPQQQELAEKLGSLSKHPDYSLFLCNSGAEANENALKLASFHTGRTQVIAFKKGFHGRTAGAVAATDNPAIVAPVNYNKHVTFLPYNDAETAHEAITTETCAVIIEGIQGVGGIHVATDEFLQTLRKRCDETGAILILDGVQCGYGRSGKFFSHQFSGIQADIISMAKGMGNGFPIGGILISPKFKASYGLLGTTFGGNHLACAAAIAVLDIMKDEGLIENAIRMGDYFMNGIRQIGGYKDLRGRGLMIGIEYDFPVESLRKNLLFEHKQFTGVAGKTIIRLLPSLAIGVDEADMFLEALEKCLKTEKIAV, encoded by the coding sequence ATGGCTGAACTTTTTGACGTTTACCCCCTCTACGACATCGAACCCGTTCGGGCGCAGGGCAGCTATCTTTGGGATGCAACCGGCACCCGCTACCTCGATCTTTATGGCGGTCATGCTGTAATCTCAGTGGGTCATACGCATCCACGTTACGTGAACGCGTTGACCGATCAGCTTCATAAAATTTCTTTCTATTCAAACTCCGTCCGGATTCCCCAGCAACAGGAACTGGCCGAGAAACTGGGGAGTCTTTCTAAGCATCCAGACTATTCGCTGTTTCTGTGTAATTCGGGAGCCGAAGCGAACGAAAACGCGCTTAAACTGGCGTCGTTTCATACGGGTCGAACGCAGGTGATCGCCTTCAAGAAAGGGTTTCACGGGCGGACTGCCGGTGCGGTTGCCGCTACGGATAACCCGGCTATCGTGGCTCCTGTCAACTACAATAAGCACGTTACGTTTCTGCCCTATAATGATGCTGAAACGGCTCACGAAGCCATCACAACCGAAACCTGCGCCGTCATTATCGAAGGCATTCAGGGCGTTGGTGGCATCCACGTAGCCACGGATGAGTTCCTGCAAACGCTCCGTAAGCGCTGCGATGAAACCGGCGCAATCCTGATTCTGGATGGTGTTCAGTGTGGCTACGGTCGCTCGGGCAAATTCTTCTCGCACCAGTTTAGCGGAATTCAAGCCGACATCATCTCGATGGCAAAAGGCATGGGCAACGGCTTTCCCATTGGCGGCATTCTGATCTCACCTAAGTTCAAAGCCAGCTATGGTCTGCTCGGCACTACGTTCGGCGGAAACCACCTGGCCTGCGCAGCCGCCATCGCTGTGCTCGATATTATGAAAGATGAGGGCCTCATTGAAAACGCCATTCGCATGGGTGATTACTTCATGAATGGCATTCGTCAAATTGGCGGCTACAAAGACCTACGCGGTCGTGGTCTGATGATCGGTATCGAGTATGATTTTCCGGTCGAGTCACTACGCAAAAATCTGCTGTTCGAACACAAGCAGTTCACGGGTGTAGCGGGCAAGACGATCATCCGCCTGTTACCATCACTGGCTATCGGCGTCGACGAAGCCGACATGTTCCTGGAAGCCCTGGAAAAGTGCTTGAAAACAGAGAAGATAGCAGTATAA